Proteins encoded together in one Rana temporaria chromosome 6, aRanTem1.1, whole genome shotgun sequence window:
- the SNN gene encoding stannin — MSIMDHDPTTGVVTVIVILIAIAALGALILGCWCYLRLQKFSQSEDEESIVGEGETKEPFLLVQYSAKGPRVEKKTKLTPNGTESHS, encoded by the coding sequence ATGTCCATTATGGACCATGACCCCACCACAGGGGTTGTTACAGTAATCGTCATCCTTATTGCCATTGCAGCCCTCGGTGCCTTAATCCTGGGTTGTTGGTGTTATCTACGCCTGCAGAAGTTCAGCCAGTCAGAGGATGAGGAGAGTATTGTTGGGGAAGGAGAAACCAAAGAGCCTTTTCTCTTGGTTCAGTATTCCGCCAAAGGACCTCGGGTGGAGAAGAAAACCAAGCTAACCCCCAATGGCACTGAGTCTCATAGCTGA